In one Halictus rubicundus isolate RS-2024b chromosome 14, iyHalRubi1_principal, whole genome shotgun sequence genomic region, the following are encoded:
- the Prosalpha7 gene encoding proteasome alpha7 subunit, with the protein MSSVGTGYDLSASQFSPDGRVFQVEYAQKAVENGGTVIGLRGKDGVVFAVEKIITSKLFEPGANRRIFNIDQHVGMAASGLISDAGQIAETARSEAAYYRSVYGVGIPLKRLNENVSMYIHAYTLYSAVRPYGCSVILGAYENDEPVMYMIDPSGVSYGYYGCAIGKAKQSAKTEIEKLKLSEMSCPELVKEAARIIYLVHDELKDKQFELEMSWVGKHTNGRHERVPQDIKAETEAKAKQAMAEDSDSETEDM; encoded by the exons ATGAGTTCAGTAGGAACAGGG TATGACTTGTCCGCCTCTCAATTTTCGCCGGACGGACGCGTATTTCAAGTAGAATATGCACAGAAAGCTGTCGAGAACGGAGG GACGGTGATAGGTTTACGTGGGAAGGATGGAGTGGTATTCGCGGTCGAGAAAATTATTACTTCGAAGCTGTTCGAGCCTGGAGCAAACAGAAGAATATTCAATATCGATCAGCACGTGGGCATGGCAGCTTCTGGACTGATATCGGATGCTGGACAGATCGCGGAGACTGCCAGATCTGAAGCTGCGTACTATAGATCCGTGTATGGAGTCGGTATTCCCCTGAAACGTTTGAACGAAAATGTGTCCATGTACATACATGCGTACACTCTATACTCGGCAGTAAGGCCTTACGGTTGCTCCGTTATACTTGGTGCCTATGAAAACGACGAACCAGTAATGTACATGATCGATCCATCTGGTGTATCTTATGGATACTATGGTTGTGCCATTG GAAAAGCAAAACAGTCGGCGAAGACCGAGATCGAGAAGCTGAAGCTCTCCGAAATGAGCTGCCCGGAATTAGTGAAGGAGGCTGCGCGAATTATCTACCTAGTTCACGACGAATTGAAAGATAAGCAATTCGAGCTCGAAATGAGCTGGGTGGGTAAACACACAAACGGTAGGCACGAGCGTGTGCCGCAAGATATAAAAGCGGAAACGGAAGCTAAAGCAAAGCAGGCGATGGCGGAAGATTCAGACAGCGAAACCGAAGACATGTAA
- the LOC143360929 gene encoding uncharacterized protein LOC143360929, whose translation MTLNAKFLIVMALVIYGVLGRNTDSKYDFFKKTYNKKHTGSMLMEIAKELVQRSSSTSQVLNLNLSNLLLLLVLKAVVFGAGYLGHNSHKGRELEEENVVSEGEIALALGYLMGDTCLYRAACEDPQVAKEYLGAAEMIIETVKLLPQIPPIEGKYEKTMAEFRKAIEHGVTDGCPPEYTCKKENIRNFLTEE comes from the exons ATGACGTTGAACGCGAAGTTTTTGATTGTTATGGCGTTAGTGATTTATGGTGTTCTTGGACGAAACACAGACAGCAAGTACGACTTTTTTAAGAAGACCTACAACAAGAAACACACTGGTTCCATGCTGATGGAGATCGCGAAAGAGCTCGTGCAAAGATCTTCGAGCACCAGTCAA GTGCTGAATCTAAATCTATCAAATTTGCTGCTTCTTTTGGTGCTGAAAGCAGTGGTGTTCGGTGCTGGATACTTGGGACACAATAGCCACAAAGGACGCGAGCTTGAAGAAG aaaatgttGTGTCCGAAGGAGAGATAGCTTTGGCTTTAGGTTATTTAATGGGTGACACCTGCTTGTATAGAGCAGCCTGCGAAGATCCACAAGTCGCAAAAGAATATCTCGGAGCAGCTGAAATGATTATTGAAACTGTGAAACTGTTGCCGCA aattCCTCCTATAGAAGGGAAGTATGAGAAAACAATGGCGGAATTCCGGAAGGCCATTGAGCACGGTGTCACAGACGGATGTCCGCCCGAATATActtgtaaaaaagaaaacatccGAAACTTTTTGAcagaagaatga